A genomic segment from Phragmites australis chromosome 6, lpPhrAust1.1, whole genome shotgun sequence encodes:
- the LOC133922069 gene encoding ribonuclease TUDOR 1-like translates to MASNTGASGWLSGKVKAVTSGDCLLIMGSTNVEIPPEKSITLSYLMAPRLARRDGVDEPFAWESREFLRKLCIGKEVTFRVDYTAPDIGREFGTVYLGDKNVAYSVVSAGWARVKEQGPKGGEQSPYLSELLRLEEVAKQQGLGRWSKEPGAAEESIRDLPPAIGEASSFDAKGFAVANKGKSLEAIVEQVRDGSTVRVYLLPSFQFVQIYVAGVQAPSMGRCSSVPTVVAETDGTADGANGEDSEGTPAQLTTAQRLVASAASTEVPPDRFGREAKQFTETRVLNRDVRIVVEGTDSFSNIIGSVHYPDGETAKDLALELVENGLAKYVEWSANMLDVEVKIKLKNAELQAKNDQLRIWTGFKPPVTNSEPIHDQKFTGKVVEIVSGDCIIVADDAAPYGSPSAKGCRPLHPTMFEPDLRPPEHQVAGHRASANKLGPLVDSSGLFYKPLQTGDRGEHELAFYEAFSAHPAVPPRIRDAFFPRFHGTRLLPTAARPGESHPHIVIEDLLVGLAAPSVIDIKIGACTWPPCSPEPYVTKCLAKDRETTSSLLGFRISGVRVVGPRDIVWRPEQPELKALDTAGVRRMLRRYVSSVADEGLDHVLVAAVYNGEGGVLSQLRQLKAWFEEQTLFHFYSASILLCYDANVVSAIKGGGVRVKLVDFAHVVDGDGVIDHNFLGGLCSLIKFISDIVAES, encoded by the exons ATGGCGTCCAACACAGGAGCCTCAGGATGGCtgagcggtaaggtgaaggctGTGACATCTGGGGATTGTCTTCTCATCATGGGGAGCACAAACGTTGAGATCCCACCTGAGAAGTCCATCACCCTGTCCTATCTTATGGCGCCAAGGTTG GCTCGCCGTGACGGAGTGGATGAGCCATTTGCGTGGGAAAGCAGGGAGTTTCTGAGAAAGCTTTGCATTGGGAAG GAGGTCACATTCAGAGTTGATTATACAGCTCCAGATATTGGGCGAGAATTTGGTACTGTTTACCTTGGTGACAAGAACGTCGCCTACTCAGTAGTTTCTGCTGGATGGGCAAGG GTAAAGGAGCAAGGCCCAAAAGGGGGTGAACAAAGCCCATACCTTTCTGAGCTGCTAAGGCTGGAGGAAGTTGCCAAGCAACAGGGTCTAGGCCGTTGGAGCAAG GAACCTGGTGCTGCTGAAGAATCAATAAGAGATCTTCCTCCTGCAATTGGTGAAGCAAGCAGTTTTGATGCAAAGGGTTTCGCTGTTGCAAATAAAGGCAAGAGTTTGGAAGCCATTGTTGAACAAGTTCGTGATGGCAGTACTGTTCGTGTTTACTTGCTTCCAAGTTTCCAATTTGTGCAGATATACGTTGCTGGAGTACAG GCTCCGTCCATGGGGAGGTGCTCCTCAGTTCCTACTGTGGTTGCTGAAACGGATGGTACTGCTGATGGTGCAAATGGTGAAGATTCGGAGGGAACACCTGCACAACTGACTACAGCTCAAAGGCTCGTTGCATCTGCAGCTTCTACTGAAGTACCACCAGATAGGTTTGGAAGAGAAGCCAAGCAATTCACAGAGACTCGAGTTCTGAACAGAGAT GTGCGGATTGTGGTGGAGGGTACGGACAGTTTTAGTAACATAATTGGTTCGGTGCACTACCCTGATGGGGAGACTGCAAAGGACTTGGCCCTCGAGCTTGTTGAAAAT GGTCTTGCAAAGTATGTCGAATGGAGTGCTAATATGCTTGATGTTGAAGTCAAAATAAAGCTGAAGAATGCAGAGCTTCAAGCTAAAAACGATCAGCTGAGAATCTGGACAGGGTTTAAGCCCCCTGTCACTAACTCAGAGCCTATCCATGACCAGAAATTTACTGGAAAG GTGGTAGAGATTGTGAGTGGGGATTGCATTATTGTTGCTGATGACGCTGCTCCTTATGGAAGTCCTTCTGCCAAAGGTTGCCGGCCACTGCACCCAACCATGTTTGAGCCGGACCTTCGTCCGCCGGAGCACCAGGTCGCCGGCCACCGCGCCTCCGCCAACAAGCTTGGCCCACTCGTCGACAGCTCGGGCCTCTTCTACAAGCCGCTCCAGACCGGCGATCGTGGGGAGCATGAGCTCGCCTTCTACGAGGCGTTCTCCGCCCACCCCGCTGTCCCGCCTCGCATCCGGGATGCCTTCTTCCCACGATTCCACGGCACGCGCCTCCTCCCAACGGCGGCACGGCCCGGCGAGTCGCACCCCCACATCGTCATTGAGGATCTCCTTGTTGGCCTCGCGGCGCCCTCCGTCATCGACATCAAGATCGGCGCGTGCACGTGGCCGCCATGCTCGCCAGAGCCCTACGTCACCAAGTGTCTCGCCAAGGACCGCGAGACCACCAGTTCCCTTCTTGGATTCCGCATCTCTGGGGTGCGGGTCGTCGGTCCTAGGGACATCGTGTGGCGGCCGGAGCAGCCAGAACTGAAGGCATTGGACACTGCTGGGGTTCGTCGCATGCTCCGGCGCTACGTGTCGTCTGTTGCCGACGAGGGACTAGACCACGTGCTTGTTGCGGCAGTGTACAATGGGGAGGGGGGAGTCTTGTCGCAGTTGCGCCAGCTGAAGGCGTGGTTCGAGGAGCAGACTCTGTTCCATTTCTACTCGGCATCGATTCTTTTGTGTTATGATGCTAATGTAGTGTCAGCGATCAAAGGTGGTGGGGTGAGGGTCAAGCTGGTGGACTTTGCGCATGTCGTTGATGGTGATGGGGTGATTGATCACAACTTCTTGGGTGGACTTTGCTCTTTGATCAAGTTCATTTCTGACATTGTCGCTGAGTCTTGA